The following proteins are encoded in a genomic region of Dyadobacter sp. UC 10:
- a CDS encoding DUF4907 domain-containing protein, with protein sequence MIRRNKSIILILSTLALAIAAYLLFFLKPDIGESSNGQGRSVFKVETFQAPSGWAYRIYRDSIAVIEQLTLPGIPGNAGFESEALARNTGLLVKKKLDQGIFPPTVSPGELDSLGVKF encoded by the coding sequence GTGATTAGAAGGAATAAAAGCATTATCCTGATACTAAGTACGCTGGCCCTGGCTATTGCAGCTTATCTTCTCTTTTTCCTTAAACCGGATATCGGAGAGAGCAGCAACGGCCAGGGCCGGTCTGTTTTTAAAGTGGAGACTTTTCAGGCACCATCCGGCTGGGCCTACAGGATCTACCGCGACTCAATCGCTGTCATCGAGCAACTTACATTGCCCGGTATTCCGGGTAATGCGGGGTTTGAGTCCGAAGCGCTAGCAAGAAATACCGGCCTCCTGGTAAAGAAAAAACTGGATCAGGGCATCTTCCCTCCTACTGTCTCGCCTGGGGAACTTGATAGCCTCGGAGTGAAGTTCTGA
- a CDS encoding efflux RND transporter permease subunit, with the protein MIADIFIKRPITAIVTSIVLVLVGIISLTNLPVAQYPNVTPPTVTVSGNFTGADAQTVEQTTTTPIETQINGTPGMTYMSSNSTSSGQSSINVVFDVGTDIDIAALDVQNRVSVAEPMLPDAVKRLGLTVRKRQPSIMIVLALYSPNGTHDAQFIGNYANIYLKDALQRVKGVGDIISRADDFGMRIWLDPEKLANLRMTPADISAALAEQNLQVAAGTIGGNPQPKAQTFEYSVLTNSRLNTKAEFEDIIVRSSPQEGSVVYLRDVARVELGKFDYASNAFVAGKPAAFVLIYQAPGANALETYNGVMKALTEMKKTFPKDIDYVIPNETATVVKVSIEEVLKTFAEAMILVVIVVFLFLQNWRATLIPILAIPVSLIGTLIFFLPFGFTINTLTLFAFVLAIGIVVDDAIVVVEAVQHYIDEKKMSPKEATIQAMKDISGPVIAIALILAAVFVPVSFVPGIVGRLYQQFAITIAVSVLLSAFVALSLTPALCSIMLKPSKGANEKKNWLEKFFDRFNRWFDKLSHGYTRGVAKWIKATPLVLVMMVCLFVGLFFLFENKPSGFIPVEDEGRLFVTYEMQEATSTTRNIAMLKEIMKRVSSIPEVRVAGGLAGLNVVSFSNKSNVGTLFLSLQPWADRKGAEHHVQAVIKEIQKRTSDINEARVLAIAPPAIPGLGATSGFTFQLQQSTSTDNIQQFEAVMRKFLAEVNKRPEIAMAYTFFNARTPSYQIDVDREKTKKLGVQVNEVFSSLSTLLGSSYVNDFNLYGRNFRVMVQADSSYRSSLDKIQKFYVRNRAGNMIPLSALVSTKVVENPALISHYNIYRSVEINGTPQAGYSSGQAINALREVAKTLPAGYSYEFSGMSSEEIKAGDSTTTIFAISIIFVFLFLAALYESWSIPFSVLFAVPIGAFGSILTLTFLPNLSNNIYAQIGLITLIGLAAKNAILIVEFAKERVDGGMELIAATLEAVQLRLRPIIMTSLAFILGVLPLAFASGAAAESRKTIGWTVFGGMLAATSLAIFVVPVLFVAIERIAMGKKGHTKKDDGPEGDQQHAVA; encoded by the coding sequence ATGATTGCAGATATTTTCATAAAAAGGCCCATCACAGCGATTGTCACTTCGATTGTGCTGGTACTGGTAGGTATTATCTCCCTGACAAACCTGCCCGTTGCCCAATACCCTAATGTGACCCCGCCAACAGTGACGGTAAGCGGAAACTTTACCGGCGCCGACGCCCAGACGGTCGAGCAAACCACCACCACCCCTATTGAGACCCAGATCAACGGTACGCCGGGCATGACTTACATGTCAAGTAACTCGACCAGCAGCGGCCAGAGCAGCATTAACGTCGTATTCGACGTTGGTACAGACATCGATATTGCAGCCCTGGATGTTCAGAACCGGGTTAGTGTAGCCGAGCCCATGCTGCCTGATGCGGTCAAGCGCCTTGGCTTAACCGTCCGGAAGCGCCAGCCCAGTATCATGATCGTACTTGCGCTCTATTCGCCTAATGGTACCCACGATGCGCAGTTTATCGGTAATTATGCCAATATCTATTTAAAGGATGCATTGCAGCGTGTAAAAGGCGTGGGTGATATCATTTCCAGGGCCGATGATTTCGGTATGCGTATCTGGCTTGATCCGGAGAAACTGGCAAACCTGAGAATGACGCCTGCGGATATTTCGGCTGCATTGGCAGAGCAAAATTTGCAGGTAGCTGCCGGAACGATCGGTGGAAATCCTCAGCCGAAAGCTCAGACTTTCGAATACAGCGTGCTTACCAACAGCCGGTTGAATACCAAAGCCGAATTTGAAGACATTATCGTGCGCTCATCTCCTCAGGAAGGCAGCGTGGTATATCTGCGCGATGTGGCGCGGGTAGAGCTGGGAAAATTTGACTACGCTTCCAATGCATTTGTTGCCGGCAAACCAGCCGCATTCGTTTTGATCTACCAGGCCCCAGGCGCAAATGCCCTGGAAACCTATAACGGGGTAATGAAAGCTTTGACAGAAATGAAAAAGACTTTCCCAAAGGATATCGACTACGTGATCCCAAACGAAACGGCCACTGTTGTAAAGGTTTCTATTGAGGAAGTATTGAAAACCTTTGCCGAAGCAATGATACTGGTGGTAATCGTTGTGTTTTTGTTTCTTCAAAACTGGCGTGCTACCCTTATCCCTATCCTTGCAATCCCGGTTTCGCTGATTGGTACATTGATATTCTTTTTACCCTTTGGATTTACGATCAATACGCTGACACTTTTTGCGTTTGTACTCGCGATCGGTATTGTGGTCGATGATGCGATTGTGGTCGTCGAGGCTGTCCAGCACTATATCGATGAGAAAAAAATGTCGCCCAAGGAAGCTACTATCCAGGCGATGAAAGACATTTCGGGCCCGGTTATTGCGATCGCGTTGATTCTGGCAGCGGTTTTTGTGCCGGTGAGCTTTGTACCCGGCATTGTCGGCAGGCTCTACCAGCAGTTTGCGATCACGATTGCCGTTTCAGTACTGCTTTCTGCATTTGTAGCCCTTTCCCTTACGCCGGCTTTGTGCTCCATCATGCTTAAACCTTCCAAAGGTGCCAATGAAAAGAAGAACTGGCTGGAAAAATTCTTTGACCGCTTCAACAGATGGTTTGACAAACTTTCCCACGGTTATACGCGCGGGGTAGCCAAGTGGATCAAGGCGACTCCATTGGTACTTGTGATGATGGTATGTCTTTTTGTAGGTCTGTTTTTCCTTTTTGAAAACAAACCCTCCGGCTTTATCCCTGTTGAGGATGAGGGCCGCCTTTTCGTGACTTATGAAATGCAGGAAGCTACCTCCACTACACGTAACATCGCGATGCTTAAAGAGATCATGAAACGCGTTTCCTCTATTCCCGAAGTGCGGGTAGCGGGAGGTCTGGCAGGCCTGAATGTGGTAAGCTTTTCAAATAAATCCAACGTAGGAACGCTCTTTCTCAGCTTGCAGCCCTGGGCAGACCGTAAAGGTGCCGAACATCATGTGCAGGCTGTGATCAAGGAGATCCAGAAGCGCACCAGCGATATCAACGAAGCCAGGGTATTGGCCATCGCGCCCCCCGCGATCCCTGGCCTTGGAGCTACCTCCGGTTTTACATTCCAGCTGCAACAGTCGACGAGTACAGACAATATCCAGCAGTTTGAAGCGGTAATGCGGAAGTTTTTGGCTGAGGTTAACAAACGTCCGGAGATTGCGATGGCCTATACATTCTTTAATGCCAGAACGCCAAGTTACCAGATCGATGTAGACCGTGAGAAGACCAAAAAACTGGGCGTACAGGTCAACGAGGTTTTCAGCTCACTTTCTACTTTATTGGGTAGCAGTTATGTCAATGACTTTAACCTCTACGGGCGTAATTTCCGGGTAATGGTCCAGGCTGACAGCAGTTACCGCTCGTCGCTCGATAAGATTCAGAAGTTTTACGTACGCAACCGTGCCGGCAATATGATTCCGCTCAGTGCGCTGGTAAGTACCAAAGTTGTAGAAAACCCTGCATTGATCTCTCACTATAATATTTACAGGTCCGTGGAGATCAACGGAACGCCGCAGGCCGGATATAGTAGCGGGCAGGCGATCAATGCCCTGCGCGAGGTGGCCAAAACGCTTCCGGCGGGTTACAGCTATGAATTCTCAGGTATGAGTAGCGAGGAGATCAAGGCCGGCGACAGTACCACGACCATTTTCGCCATCTCGATCATATTCGTATTCCTGTTTCTGGCAGCGCTTTATGAAAGCTGGTCAATACCTTTCTCGGTATTGTTCGCCGTACCGATCGGTGCATTCGGCTCGATCCTGACACTGACATTTTTGCCGAACCTGTCCAATAACATCTATGCCCAGATAGGTCTGATTACCCTGATTGGTCTTGCGGCCAAGAACGCGATCCTGATCGTAGAGTTTGCCAAGGAGCGTGTCGACGGCGGTATGGAGCTGATCGCTGCCACCCTGGAAGCAGTGCAGTTGCGCCTCAGGCCTATTATTATGACATCGCTGGCATTTATCCTGGGTGTACTTCCGCTGGCATTCGCAAGCGGAGCAGCGGCTGAATCCCGTAAGACGATTGGCTGGACAGTATTTGGCGGTATGCTTGCAGCTACCTCACTGGCCATATTTGTCGTGCCCGTTCTTTTTGTCGCGATCGAAAGAATTGCGATGGGAAAGAAAGGACATACGAAAAAAGATGACGGGCCGGAAGGTGACCAGCAGCATGCGGTAGCCTGA
- a CDS encoding Kelch repeat-containing protein gives MFNTLKKTSLAILVASIAFVQISCKDDDPEADKMGNWYRKDLPSFGGSARTRSVSFSIGEIGYIGTGYTNETVPRVKDFWAYNAANKIWSQVAPFPGSGRADATAFVLDGKAYVGTGYDDVRTVDNGYKKDFYQFDPAANKWKAIADFPTTRQYATSFVANNKAYVGLGYNGSNYFQDFYEYNPATDKWTEIATFIGGKRAGATSFSIAGKAYVGFGRSNSGLATNDLYSFDAAQGGWTRIQFPNDDVKEKFGSRTNALALVMAEKAYIIGGDGKSDVWEFVPGTNSFTEMAPFVGQRGYAAGFTVGNVGYFGTGSSSGTGGLDDFWAFDPNNAANDDDNQ, from the coding sequence ATGTTTAATACCTTAAAAAAGACTTCGTTAGCCATTCTAGTTGCTTCTATTGCTTTCGTTCAAATTAGCTGTAAAGATGATGATCCTGAAGCGGATAAAATGGGTAACTGGTATAGAAAGGACCTGCCCAGCTTCGGCGGATCTGCCCGCACCCGCTCTGTAAGTTTTTCGATTGGAGAGATCGGCTACATCGGGACCGGATATACCAACGAAACTGTACCTAGGGTTAAAGATTTCTGGGCTTATAATGCAGCCAACAAAATATGGTCTCAAGTAGCTCCGTTCCCTGGCTCAGGCCGCGCTGATGCAACAGCATTTGTTCTTGACGGCAAAGCATACGTAGGCACAGGCTATGATGATGTCAGAACGGTTGATAACGGCTATAAGAAGGATTTTTATCAATTTGATCCTGCTGCCAACAAGTGGAAAGCCATCGCAGACTTCCCTACCACGCGCCAGTATGCGACTTCCTTCGTAGCCAACAATAAGGCTTACGTGGGACTCGGTTACAACGGAAGCAATTATTTCCAGGACTTTTATGAGTATAACCCTGCCACAGATAAGTGGACCGAGATTGCAACTTTCATTGGCGGTAAACGCGCAGGGGCAACGTCATTCTCGATTGCAGGCAAGGCTTATGTTGGATTTGGAAGAAGTAATTCAGGTTTAGCTACCAACGATCTTTACAGCTTTGACGCTGCTCAGGGTGGATGGACACGGATTCAATTCCCTAATGATGATGTAAAAGAAAAATTCGGAAGCAGAACCAATGCGCTTGCGCTGGTAATGGCAGAGAAAGCCTACATCATTGGTGGCGACGGTAAATCTGATGTTTGGGAATTTGTTCCTGGGACAAATAGCTTTACTGAAATGGCTCCTTTCGTTGGTCAGAGAGGATATGCAGCTGGTTTTACTGTTGGTAATGTGGGTTACTTCGGCACGGGAAGTTCCTCCGGAACAGGCGGTCTGGATGATTTCTGGGCGTTTGATCCTAACAATGCAGCTAATGATGATGACAATCAGTGA
- a CDS encoding efflux RND transporter periplasmic adaptor subunit, with protein MFPDKIKYYSVATLILIMGSCAKKDQQQQPTQPPAVNVTLNEVTTTNASFYEEYPGTVVPLKEIELRPQVTGFITGIHFQDGARVRKGQLLYSIDAQLYTANYDQAVANLNVQQANLARAQKDADRYHELAKNDAVAKQLVDNADAALEVAKRQAEAAKANIQAVQTSVNYTKVTAPFDGVIGISAVKVGAAVTAGQTILNTVSTDDQLAVDFNVDQKEIYRFTTLLKSQKGQDSTFSLKFGGDIYPEHGKIALIDRAVDPQTGSIKTRLVFPNKKGQLRAGMTGSVRVLNNAATQSVVIPYKAVTEQLGEFFVYVAGDSSKVSQRRVTLGTTIGPNVIVKEGLKEGEKIAIEGVQNLREGAVINAGK; from the coding sequence ATGTTTCCAGATAAAATCAAATACTATTCTGTTGCTACCCTTATTTTAATAATGGGTTCCTGCGCTAAAAAGGATCAGCAGCAACAACCTACCCAGCCTCCTGCAGTTAATGTGACTTTAAACGAGGTTACCACCACCAATGCCTCCTTTTACGAAGAATACCCGGGAACAGTAGTGCCGCTCAAAGAAATCGAGCTGCGCCCTCAGGTCACCGGCTTCATTACCGGCATTCATTTTCAGGACGGAGCCAGGGTCCGCAAAGGACAGCTGCTTTATTCCATCGATGCCCAGCTTTACACGGCCAATTACGATCAGGCGGTAGCTAACCTGAATGTCCAGCAGGCAAATCTGGCCAGGGCACAAAAGGATGCGGACCGTTACCATGAACTCGCTAAAAATGACGCGGTGGCTAAACAGCTGGTCGACAATGCCGATGCGGCATTAGAAGTAGCCAAAAGACAGGCAGAGGCTGCAAAAGCAAATATTCAGGCTGTTCAGACAAGTGTGAACTATACCAAAGTGACCGCTCCGTTTGACGGCGTGATCGGTATTTCAGCAGTGAAGGTGGGCGCCGCCGTGACTGCCGGGCAGACTATCCTCAATACCGTTTCAACGGATGATCAGCTGGCTGTCGATTTCAATGTTGATCAAAAAGAAATCTACCGTTTCACAACACTGCTTAAATCACAAAAGGGGCAGGACTCCACTTTCAGCCTCAAATTCGGAGGTGATATTTACCCTGAGCACGGTAAGATAGCGCTCATCGACCGCGCTGTTGATCCGCAGACAGGTAGTATCAAGACGCGGCTTGTGTTCCCTAATAAAAAAGGCCAGCTCCGCGCGGGAATGACAGGCTCCGTCAGGGTGCTCAACAATGCTGCTACCCAATCGGTGGTAATACCTTACAAGGCTGTGACTGAACAGCTAGGCGAATTTTTTGTCTATGTGGCCGGCGATAGCAGCAAGGTAAGTCAGCGCCGCGTTACGCTAGGTACTACGATCGGGCCAAATGTGATTGTGAAAGAGGGGCTTAAAGAGGGTGAAAAGATTGCCATAGAAGGTGTTCAGAATTTGAGAGAAGGAGCAGTTATTAACGCAGGCAAGTGA
- a CDS encoding bestrophin family protein — translation MYVKQVFSIWRLLKGIWGGVLVVTAYATLVFYLFSYQNWHFLSFPISIITILGTALSLLLGFRTNSAYDRWWEARKVWGSIVNDSRTLVRQSQAFISADRAEKDEIVSNIAHLQIAWCYALTNSLRRSKVLVYADLHLSQTEHDYVADQDNIPNAILNLIQFKITELHEQGKIQTLLYQNIDQTLQRLCDSMGKCERIKNTVFPTQYSFFVLLVIFIFTLVLPMGLVESIGRIAIPITFIISFLFFYVEWIAYILQNPFENGPNDIPMTSLSRTIEINLLQLIEADKIPEKILPKAGVIM, via the coding sequence ATGTACGTTAAGCAAGTCTTCTCCATTTGGAGGTTATTAAAAGGCATCTGGGGAGGTGTCCTGGTCGTTACGGCCTATGCCACACTGGTTTTCTATTTATTCAGTTACCAAAACTGGCATTTTCTCTCTTTTCCTATCTCGATTATCACCATCCTGGGTACAGCATTGTCGCTGCTGCTTGGTTTCCGGACCAACTCTGCCTACGACCGCTGGTGGGAAGCCCGCAAAGTTTGGGGCTCAATCGTCAACGACAGCCGCACACTGGTCAGGCAGTCCCAGGCATTTATTTCCGCCGACCGGGCAGAAAAAGATGAGATAGTCTCCAACATCGCTCACCTTCAAATCGCCTGGTGCTATGCCTTGACCAATTCACTAAGAAGAAGCAAGGTGCTCGTTTATGCAGATTTGCATCTGAGCCAGACAGAGCACGATTATGTAGCCGATCAGGACAATATCCCAAACGCGATACTGAACCTGATCCAGTTTAAGATAACAGAACTGCATGAGCAAGGCAAAATCCAGACGCTGCTTTATCAGAATATCGATCAGACATTGCAGCGGCTTTGCGATTCAATGGGTAAATGCGAGCGGATCAAAAACACGGTATTTCCCACCCAGTACAGCTTTTTTGTATTGCTGGTCATTTTTATTTTCACGCTAGTACTGCCCATGGGCCTGGTTGAAAGCATCGGAAGGATCGCCATTCCGATCACCTTTATCATTTCATTTCTGTTCTTTTATGTGGAATGGATCGCTTACATTCTGCAAAACCCGTTCGAAAATGGGCCCAATGATATTCCGATGACCTCCCTTTCGCGTACGATCGAGATCAACCTGCTCCAACTAATTGAAGCTGACAAGATTCCCGAGAAGATTTTACCCAAAGCCGGTGTGATCATGTAA
- a CDS encoding endonuclease/exonuclease/phosphatase family protein, whose product MVGIEKFLWFLYKCFAFYTLLVYALILWIPLDGWVAGFMMMSFPVVIIIHAISVPVWYVIKKQKALLPLGLILLSGLFLDRTFAFKSSRGTSKQEVSDSFKVLSFNTQVFMRNVKEQEPGRKEQVREMKNWIAGQGDVLCMPEFYDEGKAMSKTADFFKKQGFTHSLRYGHSQNRWGQYIGLAVFSKYPIINSRDTIFEAQNGMIQADIKIGTDTVRIIALHLYSMTLDLGKLADQKKVDGVVKEGKVTFSRMKFGFRKRSQEIKALQNWAGDSPYPVIVCGDFNEIPYGYVYGKMRESYANAFEEKGSGFGFTFNNLPYFIRIDHQFYDSDRLQLLDFKTHSDIKYSDHYPISAIYQVRRAQD is encoded by the coding sequence ATGGTTGGAATTGAAAAGTTTTTGTGGTTTCTGTATAAGTGCTTTGCCTTCTATACTCTTTTGGTTTACGCGCTGATCTTGTGGATCCCCCTGGACGGCTGGGTGGCTGGATTCATGATGATGTCATTTCCTGTTGTAATCATTATCCATGCCATTTCTGTCCCCGTTTGGTATGTAATTAAGAAACAAAAAGCCCTTTTGCCGCTGGGACTGATTTTGCTGAGCGGCCTGTTTTTAGACAGAACGTTTGCTTTCAAGAGTTCAAGGGGTACAAGCAAGCAGGAAGTATCAGATAGTTTCAAAGTACTAAGCTTTAATACTCAGGTCTTTATGCGCAATGTAAAGGAGCAGGAGCCAGGCAGGAAAGAGCAGGTCAGGGAAATGAAAAATTGGATTGCCGGGCAGGGTGATGTGCTTTGTATGCCCGAGTTTTATGACGAAGGCAAGGCAATGTCTAAGACAGCAGATTTTTTTAAGAAACAGGGATTCACGCATTCGCTCAGATACGGGCATAGCCAAAACCGGTGGGGGCAGTACATCGGGCTGGCCGTTTTTTCTAAATATCCCATCATCAATAGCAGGGATACGATTTTTGAGGCTCAGAATGGGATGATCCAGGCTGATATAAAAATCGGAACAGATACGGTACGCATTATCGCTTTGCATCTTTACTCGATGACCCTTGATCTGGGTAAACTAGCGGATCAAAAGAAAGTAGATGGGGTAGTCAAAGAGGGGAAAGTCACTTTCAGCAGGATGAAATTTGGCTTCCGCAAGCGTTCACAGGAAATAAAGGCATTGCAGAACTGGGCCGGCGATTCTCCTTATCCGGTGATAGTTTGCGGAGATTTCAATGAAATACCATATGGATATGTATATGGAAAAATGAGGGAAAGCTATGCGAACGCCTTTGAAGAAAAAGGCAGCGGATTTGGATTCACTTTTAATAACCTGCCCTACTTTATCCGGATCGACCACCAGTTTTACGATTCAGACCGGCTGCAACTGCTGGACTTTAAGACTCACAGCGATATCAAGTATTCTGACCATTACCCTATCTCGGCGATTTATCAGGTTCGTAGAGCCCAAGATTAA
- a CDS encoding TolC family protein, producing the protein MNYWSKPQKLMRLAIGSACLLLSSFHVLFGQTIQEAGTQAPLLEQATLQQVVEYAIKNQPVVQQSMIDERITENQIRSRLADWYPQINFNYNLQHNFIVQTSIIAGNPVKLGVSNISAAQFTLSQQIFNRDVLLANQTKRDVLLAASQNTASTKTDLAVNVSKAFYDVIATTQQIDVAEEDIIRLERSLRDAENQYKSGIADKIDFKRATISLNNTRANKKANEEILKGKVQYLKALMGYPADQQLKVSFDTLQMEREIMLDTLQNVDFTSRVEYQILSTQRKLQEANIQYNKWSYLPNISLNGAYNLNFQNNQFTELYNKNYPNSFGLLTLSLPIFQGGKRKANLQSAEWQLKRLDWDMKGLQNNVNSEYAAALANYKGNLTNLLAQKENVDLAREVYDVIQLQYKSGIKTYLEVVTSETDLRLARINYYNALYQVLASKIDVQKALGQINYL; encoded by the coding sequence ATGAATTATTGGTCAAAGCCACAAAAATTAATGCGTTTGGCAATTGGCTCGGCATGCTTACTATTGAGTTCTTTCCACGTCCTTTTCGGTCAGACTATTCAGGAAGCTGGTACTCAGGCGCCGTTATTAGAGCAGGCTACCCTGCAACAGGTTGTCGAGTATGCGATTAAAAATCAGCCGGTGGTCCAACAGTCGATGATCGATGAGCGCATTACGGAAAATCAAATCAGAAGCCGTCTCGCCGATTGGTACCCGCAGATTAATTTCAACTACAATCTGCAACACAATTTTATCGTACAAACCAGCATTATTGCAGGTAATCCGGTCAAGCTGGGGGTGAGCAATATTTCGGCGGCGCAGTTTACGCTTTCCCAGCAGATCTTTAACCGGGATGTGCTGCTGGCCAACCAAACCAAAAGGGATGTACTGCTGGCAGCCAGCCAGAATACGGCCAGCACCAAGACTGATCTGGCAGTAAATGTCTCCAAAGCTTTCTACGATGTAATTGCTACTACCCAGCAAATTGATGTGGCGGAAGAAGATATTATTAGACTGGAAAGAAGTTTAAGAGACGCAGAAAACCAGTATAAGTCGGGAATAGCAGATAAGATCGACTTTAAAAGGGCTACAATTTCCCTCAATAATACCCGCGCCAATAAAAAAGCCAATGAGGAGATATTGAAAGGTAAAGTACAATACCTGAAAGCCTTAATGGGATATCCTGCCGACCAGCAGCTGAAAGTCAGTTTCGATACCTTGCAAATGGAACGTGAGATTATGCTCGATACGCTTCAAAATGTCGATTTTACAAGTCGGGTAGAATACCAGATTTTAAGTACCCAGAGAAAGCTGCAGGAGGCTAATATCCAGTATAACAAATGGAGCTATCTACCCAACATCTCTTTAAATGGTGCCTACAACCTGAATTTTCAGAATAACCAGTTTACAGAGCTATACAATAAGAATTATCCGAACTCTTTCGGGCTGCTGACCCTTTCACTTCCTATTTTTCAGGGAGGCAAAAGAAAGGCCAATCTGCAAAGTGCAGAGTGGCAGTTGAAAAGGCTTGACTGGGACATGAAGGGACTTCAAAACAATGTCAATTCCGAGTATGCAGCCGCGCTGGCTAATTACAAAGGGAATCTGACCAATCTTTTGGCCCAGAAAGAAAATGTGGATCTTGCCCGGGAAGTTTACGATGTAATCCAGCTCCAATATAAATCCGGCATTAAAACCTACCTGGAAGTGGTTACCTCTGAGACCGACCTGCGGTTGGCAAGGATTAACTATTACAATGCACTCTATCAGGTGCTGGCCAGCAAAATAGATGTACAGAAAGCGCTGGGGCAGATTAACTATCTGTAA
- a CDS encoding DUF4270 family protein, producing the protein MTSCDPWGDEIESPVQPDQDDFAVLFSDTSTVQLSTVITDSVMTGSATRMLIGRYVDPYFGKLQASTFFQPGTQNAITVPEQAVYDSLVVSMYFDAYSYGDTTKPLNLSVHRLLTDMLVDKPAYFNESSTPHEAAPIGRLKVTPLSRIRPRLVIRLSDVLGKDIFAKAKSNLLPSNTEWIDLVKGLVLKNSSTDNGAIFGLRTDSTAMLMYYHTPEVDGTRRDSTVLRSRAIYNQILSDRAGTPSANLPNSKRISQPSSQTGNMTFVQAGPGLMTRVDLPFIKRLRDVKYSAANRAILRITPKRLSITNQLRAPAKLYVYRVDKNNEFYLNSEGFPLQLIKLSATAPEPVSAPLVNDMFTNKQYYLLDVSSYVTELMASQASDPGGLVLRTSQFNEQNPDNRIKSTTYPAADTDFSQSFDRLIIGDQQSDDPGVRLELYYTSIKVK; encoded by the coding sequence ATGACATCCTGTGACCCCTGGGGAGATGAGATTGAGTCGCCGGTACAGCCTGACCAGGATGATTTCGCGGTGTTATTTTCTGATACTTCAACGGTGCAGCTTTCGACTGTTATCACCGATTCGGTGATGACCGGATCGGCCACCCGGATGTTGATAGGAAGATATGTAGACCCTTACTTTGGGAAGCTGCAAGCGAGTACTTTTTTTCAGCCTGGTACCCAGAATGCGATCACTGTGCCTGAGCAGGCCGTATATGATTCACTGGTGGTTTCGATGTATTTTGATGCCTACTCTTACGGAGATACCACCAAGCCGCTTAATTTATCAGTACACAGGCTGCTGACGGATATGTTGGTAGACAAGCCGGCTTACTTCAACGAAAGTTCTACACCCCACGAGGCGGCGCCGATTGGCAGGTTGAAAGTTACCCCCTTGTCCAGAATCCGTCCAAGGTTGGTAATCCGGTTATCCGACGTTTTGGGAAAAGATATTTTTGCCAAAGCCAAATCGAATCTCCTGCCATCCAATACCGAATGGATTGATCTTGTAAAAGGGCTGGTTTTGAAAAATTCTTCTACCGACAATGGGGCAATCTTCGGACTGCGTACGGATAGTACGGCGATGCTAATGTACTACCACACGCCAGAGGTGGATGGTACCCGGCGCGATTCGACCGTGCTTCGCAGCAGAGCTATTTACAACCAGATTCTCTCTGACCGAGCCGGAACACCTTCGGCCAATTTGCCCAATAGCAAAAGAATTTCCCAGCCTTCTTCCCAAACCGGGAATATGACCTTTGTTCAGGCCGGGCCAGGTTTGATGACCAGGGTTGACCTTCCATTCATCAAGCGCCTGAGGGATGTCAAGTATTCTGCGGCTAACCGCGCCATTCTGAGAATAACGCCCAAAAGGCTTTCGATAACTAATCAACTGAGAGCGCCTGCTAAATTGTATGTTTACAGGGTCGATAAAAACAATGAATTTTACCTTAATTCAGAAGGTTTTCCGTTACAGCTTATCAAGCTTTCGGCCACAGCTCCTGAGCCTGTCTCTGCTCCGTTAGTAAATGATATGTTTACCAACAAACAATACTATTTGCTCGATGTCAGTTCATACGTAACTGAGCTGATGGCCAGTCAGGCATCAGACCCGGGCGGGCTGGTTCTCAGGACTTCTCAGTTCAATGAGCAAAATCCGGACAATAGAATCAAATCAACGACGTATCCGGCTGCCGATACGGACTTTTCACAAAGTTTTGACAGACTGATCATCGGAGATCAGCAAAGTGATGACCCGGGCGTCAGGCTCGAACTTTACTACACTTCAATAAAGGTTAAATAA